In one window of Tumebacillus algifaecis DNA:
- a CDS encoding acetyl-CoA C-acyltransferase: MREAVIVSAVRTAVGRSHKGSLRNTRPEDLGGLVVQEAINRVGGLDPKEIEDVIIGCAIPEGEQGMNLGRIVAMRAGLPTNVSGMTVNRFCSSGLQSIAIGAQNIMIGAADTVIAGGVESMSMVPMVGYKLAPNPWLVDNLPDVYMGMGHTAEQVAQRFGITREQQDEFAVRSHQRAAAAIAAGKFKEEIVPITVRNVTVGANNKQQVSEFLFDTDEGVRPDTTLEVLGKLRPAFHVQGSVTAGNSSQTSDGAAATVLMSAEKAAQLGAKPLAVFRSFAVGGVDPDIMGVGPVVAIPKALKQAGLSLQDIDLFEINEAFAAQAFYVVKELGLDPEKVNVNGGAIALGHPLGCTGTKLTVSILNELRRRGGRYGVVSMCIGGGMGAAGVFELV, encoded by the coding sequence ATGCGTGAAGCAGTGATCGTATCGGCTGTCAGAACGGCTGTAGGCCGCTCACATAAAGGGTCGCTTCGAAACACGCGCCCGGAAGACCTTGGCGGTCTGGTCGTGCAGGAAGCGATCAACCGCGTCGGCGGGCTCGACCCGAAAGAGATTGAAGATGTCATCATTGGATGTGCGATTCCAGAAGGAGAACAAGGGATGAACCTCGGCCGCATCGTCGCGATGCGCGCCGGGCTCCCGACCAACGTGTCGGGCATGACGGTCAACCGCTTCTGCTCATCCGGTCTGCAATCGATCGCCATCGGAGCGCAGAACATCATGATCGGCGCGGCAGATACGGTGATCGCAGGCGGCGTGGAGAGCATGTCGATGGTGCCGATGGTCGGCTACAAGTTGGCTCCTAATCCGTGGCTTGTTGACAACCTGCCCGACGTGTACATGGGCATGGGCCATACGGCAGAACAGGTGGCGCAGCGCTTTGGCATCACTCGTGAGCAGCAGGACGAATTTGCAGTACGCTCGCATCAGCGCGCGGCGGCTGCGATCGCAGCAGGCAAGTTTAAAGAGGAGATCGTTCCGATCACCGTGCGCAACGTGACGGTGGGGGCGAACAACAAGCAGCAAGTGTCGGAGTTCTTATTTGATACGGATGAAGGTGTGCGTCCAGATACCACGCTGGAAGTGCTCGGTAAACTGCGCCCTGCGTTCCACGTGCAAGGCTCGGTCACCGCAGGCAACTCGTCGCAAACGTCTGATGGCGCAGCAGCGACCGTGTTGATGTCGGCAGAAAAGGCGGCACAGCTTGGTGCTAAGCCGCTGGCAGTATTTCGCTCGTTCGCAGTTGGCGGCGTTGACCCGGACATCATGGGCGTCGGCCCGGTGGTCGCCATTCCCAAGGCGCTGAAGCAGGCGGGGCTGTCGTTGCAAGACATCGACCTGTTCGAGATCAACGAAGCGTTCGCGGCACAGGCGTTCTACGTGGTAAAAGAGCTTGGACTCGACCCGGAGAAAGTCAATGTCAACGGAGGTGCGATCGCGCTTGGTCATCCGCTTGGTTGCACAGGCACGAAGCTGACCGTTTCGATTTTGAA